One stretch of Variovorax sp. TBS-050B DNA includes these proteins:
- a CDS encoding outer membrane protein assembly factor BamD: MFRAKLSVPAWIALSAAALLAAGCSSTSVDKTANWSPNRIYSEAKDEANSGAYDKAVPLYEKLEGRAAGTPLAQQAQLEKAYAQYKSGEKATAIATIDRFMKLHPASPALDYALYLKGVINFNDDLGLFSFLTRQDLSERDQKAAKESFESFKELVTRFPESRYTPDARQRMNYIVNSLAQYEVHVARYYYSRGAYLAAINRAQIALADYREVPALEEALYIIVRSYDALGMKDLRDDAQRVLTTNYPQSQYLANGFKGKDDPWWKVW, encoded by the coding sequence ATGTTTCGCGCCAAATTATCGGTCCCCGCCTGGATCGCCCTCAGCGCGGCAGCGCTGCTAGCAGCCGGCTGCTCCTCCACCAGCGTCGACAAGACCGCGAACTGGAGCCCCAACCGCATCTACTCGGAAGCCAAGGACGAAGCCAATTCCGGCGCCTACGACAAGGCCGTTCCGCTGTACGAGAAGCTCGAAGGCCGCGCCGCCGGCACGCCGCTCGCGCAGCAGGCCCAGCTCGAGAAAGCCTACGCGCAGTACAAGTCGGGTGAGAAGGCCACCGCGATCGCGACCATCGACCGCTTCATGAAGCTGCACCCGGCCAGTCCGGCGCTCGATTACGCGCTGTACCTCAAGGGCGTGATCAACTTCAACGACGACCTCGGCCTGTTCTCGTTCCTCACGCGCCAGGATCTCTCCGAGCGCGATCAGAAGGCGGCCAAGGAATCGTTCGAGTCCTTCAAGGAACTGGTCACGCGCTTCCCCGAGTCGCGCTATACGCCCGACGCCCGCCAGCGCATGAACTACATCGTGAATTCGCTGGCCCAGTACGAAGTGCACGTGGCGCGCTACTACTACTCGCGCGGCGCCTACCTCGCGGCCATCAACCGCGCGCAGATCGCCCTCGCCGACTACCGCGAAGTGCCGGCCCTCGAAGAAGCCCTGTACATCATCGTGCGCTCCTACGACGCGCTCGGCATGAAGGACCTTCGCGACGACGCCCAGCGCGTGCTGACCACCAACTACCCGCAGAGCCAGTATCTGGCGAACGGCTTCAAGGGCAAGGACGATCCCTGGTGGAAGGTCTGGTGA
- a CDS encoding protein phosphatase 2C domain-containing protein: protein MPQGFRLAAATGLHKGDRPYQQDQVLMMSHPRVPGCMLGVIADGMGGRSGGRKASDQVLMTARQLFTRYHPERDSAAAVLRQLLEDAHTVIKLTALSSEQEPHSTLAAFLMNPRGDCAWIHAGDSRIYHFQNGRLVTRTRDHSYVQVLVDRGEITESQANVHPKGNILLGCLGMTTTPPPVDPHYIPAMQPGDLLMACSDGLWHYFSHEELASVLHAEAPRDAVEILVGEARRRARGTGDNISIAVLKVETLPEA from the coding sequence ATGCCCCAAGGCTTTCGACTCGCCGCCGCCACCGGCCTCCACAAGGGGGACCGCCCCTACCAGCAGGACCAGGTCCTGATGATGAGCCATCCGCGCGTGCCCGGCTGCATGCTGGGCGTGATCGCCGACGGCATGGGTGGGCGCAGCGGCGGACGCAAGGCCTCCGACCAGGTGCTGATGACGGCGCGCCAGCTCTTCACGCGCTACCACCCCGAGCGCGACAGCGCCGCCGCAGTGCTGCGGCAGCTGCTGGAAGACGCGCACACGGTCATCAAGCTCACGGCGCTGTCGAGCGAGCAGGAGCCGCACAGCACGCTCGCGGCCTTCCTGATGAATCCGCGCGGCGACTGCGCATGGATCCACGCCGGCGATTCGCGCATCTACCACTTTCAGAACGGCCGGCTCGTCACGCGCACGCGCGACCATTCGTACGTGCAGGTGCTGGTCGACCGCGGCGAGATCACCGAATCGCAGGCGAACGTGCATCCCAAGGGCAACATCCTGCTCGGGTGCCTCGGCATGACCACGACGCCGCCGCCGGTCGACCCCCACTACATCCCGGCGATGCAGCCCGGCGATCTGCTGATGGCCTGCAGCGACGGCCTCTGGCACTACTTCAGCCACGAGGAACTGGCGAGCGTGCTCCACGCCGAGGCGCCGCGCGATGCGGTGGAGATCCTGGTGGGCGAGGCACGTCGGCGCGCCCGCGGCACCGGCGACAACATCTCGATCGCGGTGCTGAAGGTCGAGACGCTGCCGGAAGCCTGA
- the scpB gene encoding SMC-Scp complex subunit ScpB, producing the protein MNTADAKRILETALICSSQPLPVRDMRVLFDDELGADTIKGLLLELQEDWAQRGLELVSVGSGWRFQSRPEMRDHLDRLHPEKPPRYTRAALETLAIIAYRQPVTRGDMEDIRGVTINSLILKQLEDRGWVEVIGHRETVGRPALYATTRQFLDDLGLASLDQLPLIETPAQQAALVDALDQASASQPGLPIDVPGEGDADATAMTQPEFEAAAAPGAETAEVPDAEAPEAEAIAMEAAAAQFAEDAAGAADDALPMAAADSSAELESEVPSSDETDPHAVSPGKTS; encoded by the coding sequence ATGAATACGGCGGATGCCAAGCGCATTCTCGAAACCGCCTTGATCTGTTCGAGCCAGCCGTTGCCGGTGCGCGACATGCGCGTACTGTTCGACGACGAGCTGGGCGCGGACACCATCAAGGGGTTGCTGCTCGAGTTGCAGGAAGACTGGGCGCAGCGCGGCCTGGAGCTGGTGAGCGTGGGCAGCGGCTGGCGCTTCCAGAGCCGGCCCGAGATGCGCGACCACCTAGACCGCCTGCATCCCGAGAAGCCGCCGCGCTACACGCGCGCCGCGCTCGAGACGCTGGCCATCATTGCCTACCGCCAGCCGGTCACGCGCGGCGACATGGAAGACATCCGCGGCGTCACCATCAATTCGCTGATCCTCAAGCAGCTCGAGGACCGCGGCTGGGTCGAGGTGATCGGCCACCGCGAGACGGTGGGCCGGCCGGCGCTCTACGCCACCACGCGCCAGTTCCTCGACGACCTCGGCCTTGCGTCGCTCGACCAGCTGCCGCTGATCGAGACGCCGGCCCAGCAGGCGGCCCTGGTCGATGCGCTCGACCAGGCCTCGGCCAGCCAGCCCGGCCTGCCGATCGATGTGCCGGGCGAGGGCGACGCCGACGCCACCGCCATGACGCAGCCCGAGTTCGAAGCAGCCGCGGCACCTGGCGCCGAAACCGCCGAAGTCCCCGACGCCGAAGCCCCCGAGGCCGAGGCGATCGCCATGGAGGCCGCCGCTGCCCAGTTCGCCGAAGACGCCGCGGGCGCGGCCGACGACGCGCTGCCGATGGCCGCGGCGGATTCTTCCGCCGAGCTCGAATCCGAAGTCCCGTCGTCCGACGAGACCGATCCCCACGCTGTTTCTCCCGGAAAAACCTCATGA
- the ndk gene encoding nucleoside-diphosphate kinase → MAIERTLSIIKPDAVAKNVIGKIVSRFEAAGLKIVAAKLVHLSRNEAEQFYAVHKERPFFKDLVEFMISGPVFVQVLEGENAIAKNRDLMGATDPKKAAPGTIRADFADSIDANAVHGSDAPETAANEVAFFFAGLNVYAR, encoded by the coding sequence ATGGCTATCGAACGTACCCTTTCCATCATCAAGCCCGACGCCGTCGCCAAGAACGTCATCGGCAAGATCGTCTCCCGCTTCGAAGCTGCCGGCCTCAAGATCGTGGCCGCCAAGCTGGTGCATCTGTCGCGCAACGAAGCCGAGCAGTTCTATGCGGTCCACAAGGAGCGTCCCTTCTTCAAGGACCTCGTGGAATTCATGATCTCCGGCCCCGTGTTCGTGCAAGTGCTCGAAGGCGAGAACGCGATCGCCAAGAACCGCGACCTGATGGGCGCCACCGACCCCAAGAAGGCCGCCCCCGGCACCATCCGCGCGGACTTCGCCGACAGCATCGACGCCAACGCCGTGCACGGTTCGGACGCGCCCGAGACCGCGGCCAACGAAGTCGCGTTCTTCTTCGCCGGCCTCAACGTCTACGCACGCTGA
- the rlmN gene encoding 23S rRNA (adenine(2503)-C(2))-methyltransferase RlmN has product MTTANLLEFDLEGLAAFCEKLGEKRFRATQLFRWIHQRGASDFAQMTDLAKSLREKLATTARVEALPVLTQHESKDGTIKWLFDVGDGNAVEAVFIPEDDRGTLCVSSQAGCAVGCRFCSTGHQGFSRNLGTGEIVAQLWFAEHFLRKHLKRDERIISNVVMMGMGEPLQNYTALVPALRTMLDDNAYGLSRRRVTVSTSGVVPMIDRLGADCPVALAVSLHAPNDALRDDLVPLNRKYPIAELIEACKSYLAHAPRDFITFEYCMLDGVNDQPEHARQLVELVRTHGISCKFNLIPFNPFPASGLVRSPQARVLAFARTLSEAGLVTTVRKTRGDDIDAACGQLAGDVKDRTRAAERMAQRRATTTERPVVLHPVRKTAPQEH; this is encoded by the coding sequence ATGACCACGGCCAACCTGCTCGAATTCGATCTCGAGGGGCTGGCTGCGTTCTGCGAAAAGCTCGGCGAGAAGCGTTTCCGCGCCACGCAGCTGTTCCGCTGGATCCACCAGCGTGGCGCCAGCGACTTCGCCCAGATGACCGATCTGGCGAAATCGCTGCGCGAGAAGCTCGCCACCACCGCGCGCGTCGAGGCCCTGCCGGTCCTGACGCAGCACGAATCCAAGGACGGCACGATCAAGTGGCTGTTCGACGTCGGCGACGGCAATGCCGTCGAAGCCGTTTTCATTCCCGAGGACGACCGCGGCACGCTGTGCGTGTCGTCCCAGGCCGGCTGTGCGGTCGGATGCCGCTTCTGCTCCACGGGGCACCAGGGCTTCAGCCGCAACCTCGGCACGGGCGAGATCGTCGCCCAGCTGTGGTTCGCCGAACACTTCCTGCGCAAGCACCTGAAGCGCGACGAGCGCATCATCTCCAACGTGGTGATGATGGGCATGGGCGAGCCGCTGCAGAACTACACGGCGCTGGTGCCGGCGCTGCGCACCATGCTCGACGACAACGCCTACGGCCTGTCGCGCCGTCGCGTGACGGTGTCGACCTCCGGCGTGGTGCCGATGATCGACCGCCTGGGCGCCGACTGCCCGGTCGCACTCGCGGTGTCGCTGCATGCGCCCAACGATGCGCTGCGCGACGACCTGGTGCCGCTCAACCGCAAGTACCCGATCGCCGAGCTGATCGAGGCGTGCAAGAGCTACCTCGCGCACGCCCCGCGCGACTTCATCACCTTCGAATACTGCATGCTCGACGGCGTGAACGACCAGCCCGAGCATGCACGGCAACTGGTGGAACTGGTCCGCACGCACGGCATCTCGTGCAAGTTCAACCTGATTCCGTTCAACCCCTTTCCGGCTTCGGGCCTCGTGCGCTCGCCGCAGGCGCGCGTGCTGGCGTTCGCCAGGACGCTGAGCGAGGCCGGCCTCGTGACCACCGTGCGCAAGACGCGCGGCGACGACATCGATGCCGCCTGCGGACAGCTCGCCGGCGACGTCAAGGACCGCACCCGCGCGGCCGAGCGCATGGCGCAGCGCCGCGCCACCACCACCGAACGCCCCGTCGTTCTGCATCCCGTTCGCAAGACCGCACCCCAGGAGCACTGA
- a CDS encoding pseudouridine synthase, with translation MPVQPEPTDAPAAAATEGEAPKKKRAPRRKKAVEAEAATADVPEALEPQPAVPAPAVADAAPASAEPESQREEPPAAQQPARAAQADADAQDDDDDEDEEPDEEEDDLDRARRAAERAQRNAPPPEPIRFADVISGQFDADEESPEVPPLKRVLLPEADSPKLHKVLAQAGLGSRLEMEQLILQGRISVNNEPAHIGQRIQYGDQVKVNGKPIRYRIAPPPPRVIAYHKPVGEVVTHDDPQNRPTVFRKLPRLQQGKWQSVGRLDLNTEGLLLFSSSGDLANQLMHPRFGLEREYAVRVLGALSAEEKKRLLEGVRLDDGMAQFGTIEDGGGEGSNCWYRVTISEGRNREVRRLFESVGHAVSRLIRIRYGAMVLPRGLKRGAWMELDDRDINALFQASGGAPRSPQQQPQRGQEGPGGGRNGRNKKRRGNRNAAGGQPPRDDIPNPLGDGRGPRAGRGSRGGGGGGNAGMAPQGRRGSGRGGRQGEDRAPGGANQPDPMKTSLGYIGADSFSRQRKEQRQGPGRRGGGAGGGSGGGFGGPGGNRRRGR, from the coding sequence GTGCCGGTCCAGCCCGAGCCGACCGACGCACCCGCAGCCGCCGCGACGGAGGGCGAAGCGCCCAAGAAGAAGCGCGCGCCCCGCCGCAAGAAGGCCGTCGAGGCGGAAGCGGCGACCGCCGACGTTCCCGAAGCGCTCGAGCCGCAGCCCGCGGTGCCGGCGCCCGCCGTCGCCGACGCGGCCCCTGCCTCCGCCGAACCGGAAAGCCAACGCGAAGAGCCCCCGGCGGCGCAGCAGCCGGCCCGCGCGGCCCAGGCCGACGCCGATGCGCAGGACGACGACGATGACGAGGACGAAGAGCCCGACGAGGAAGAGGACGACCTCGACCGCGCGCGCCGCGCCGCCGAGCGCGCGCAGCGCAACGCACCGCCGCCCGAGCCGATCCGCTTCGCCGACGTCATCTCGGGCCAGTTCGACGCCGACGAAGAAAGCCCCGAGGTCCCGCCGCTCAAGCGCGTGCTGCTGCCCGAGGCCGATTCGCCCAAGCTGCACAAGGTGCTCGCGCAGGCCGGCCTCGGCTCGCGCCTAGAGATGGAGCAGCTGATCCTGCAGGGCCGCATCTCGGTCAACAACGAGCCGGCCCACATCGGCCAGCGCATCCAGTATGGCGACCAGGTCAAGGTCAACGGCAAGCCGATCCGCTACCGCATCGCACCGCCGCCGCCGCGCGTCATCGCCTACCACAAGCCTGTCGGCGAAGTCGTCACGCACGACGATCCGCAGAACCGCCCGACCGTGTTCCGCAAGCTGCCGCGCCTGCAGCAGGGCAAGTGGCAGTCCGTGGGGCGGCTCGACCTCAACACCGAGGGCCTGCTGCTGTTCAGCAGCTCGGGCGACCTCGCCAACCAGCTCATGCACCCGCGCTTCGGCCTCGAGCGCGAGTACGCCGTGCGCGTGCTCGGCGCGCTCAGCGCCGAGGAGAAGAAGCGGCTGCTCGAAGGCGTTCGCCTCGACGACGGCATGGCGCAGTTCGGCACCATCGAGGACGGCGGGGGCGAGGGTTCCAACTGCTGGTACCGCGTGACCATTTCGGAGGGCCGCAACCGCGAGGTGCGCCGCCTGTTCGAGTCGGTGGGCCATGCGGTCAGCCGGCTGATCCGCATCCGCTATGGCGCGATGGTGCTGCCGCGCGGCCTGAAGCGCGGCGCCTGGATGGAGCTCGACGACCGCGACATCAACGCGCTGTTCCAGGCATCCGGCGGCGCCCCGCGCTCGCCGCAGCAGCAACCGCAGCGCGGCCAGGAAGGGCCGGGCGGCGGGCGCAACGGACGCAACAAGAAGCGCCGTGGCAACCGCAATGCGGCTGGCGGCCAGCCGCCGCGCGATGACATTCCGAATCCGCTCGGCGACGGCCGCGGTCCGCGCGCAGGGCGCGGCAGCCGGGGCGGCGGTGGCGGCGGCAACGCCGGCATGGCGCCGCAGGGGCGCCGCGGCAGCGGCCGTGGCGGCCGCCAGGGCGAGGACCGCGCGCCCGGCGGTGCGAACCAGCCCGATCCGATGAAGACCTCGCTCGGCTACATCGGTGCCGACAGCTTCTCGCGCCAGCGCAAGGAGCAGCGCCAGGGGCCTGGCCGCCGTGGCGGCGGCGCCGGCGGTGGCTCGGGCGGCGGCTTCGGCGGCCCGGGCGGAAACCGCCGCCGCGGGCGCTGA
- a CDS encoding RluA family pseudouridine synthase translates to MDAAEAEEGADPVEASELRPFTVGQAEHGQRLDRALAALVPEFSRNYLQQLIEAGAVEMQGRVLQKASTTVRAGQSGRIELRPTPQSQAFRPEAMDIVTLHEDEHLRIIDKPAGLVVHPAPGHWSGTLLNGLLALDPKAMLLPRAGIVHRLDRDTSGLMIVARTRAAMDALVALIAAREVKRQYLALAHKPWTGAASRQVDAPIGRDPRNRLRMAVVDLERHAGKTARTFIECLSSNTEGCAVRCTLETGRTHQIRVHMASIGHPLVADALYGGANAAGLARQALHAFRLAFVHPMTQEPLEFRAAPPADLAHALQAWGLDYNRA, encoded by the coding sequence CTGGACGCCGCCGAGGCGGAAGAGGGCGCGGACCCGGTCGAAGCCAGCGAACTGCGGCCGTTCACGGTGGGGCAGGCCGAGCACGGCCAGCGGCTGGACCGCGCGCTGGCTGCGCTGGTGCCCGAATTCTCACGCAACTATCTGCAACAGCTGATCGAGGCCGGCGCCGTGGAGATGCAGGGGCGGGTGCTGCAGAAGGCCTCGACCACCGTGCGCGCCGGCCAGTCGGGCCGCATCGAGCTGCGGCCCACGCCCCAGAGCCAGGCCTTCCGCCCCGAGGCGATGGACATCGTCACGCTGCACGAGGACGAGCACCTGCGCATCATCGACAAGCCGGCCGGCCTGGTGGTGCATCCCGCGCCGGGCCACTGGAGCGGCACGCTGCTCAATGGGCTCCTGGCGCTCGACCCCAAGGCGATGCTGCTGCCGCGCGCGGGCATCGTGCACCGCCTCGACCGCGATACCAGCGGCCTGATGATCGTCGCGCGCACGCGCGCCGCGATGGACGCGCTGGTGGCGCTGATCGCCGCGCGCGAGGTGAAGCGCCAGTACCTCGCGCTGGCGCACAAGCCCTGGACCGGCGCCGCCTCGCGCCAGGTCGACGCGCCCATCGGCCGCGATCCGCGCAACCGGCTGCGCATGGCCGTGGTCGACCTGGAGCGGCACGCGGGCAAGACGGCGCGCACCTTCATCGAATGCCTGTCGAGCAACACCGAGGGCTGTGCCGTGCGATGCACGCTCGAGACCGGCCGCACCCATCAGATCCGCGTGCACATGGCCTCGATCGGCCATCCGCTGGTGGCCGATGCGCTCTACGGCGGCGCCAACGCCGCGGGGCTGGCGCGGCAGGCGCTGCATGCCTTCAGGCTTGCCTTCGTACACCCCATGACGCAAGAGCCGCTCGAGTTCCGCGCCGCGCCCCCGGCCGACCTCGCGCATGCGCTGCAGGCCTGGGGGCTGGATTACAATCGCGCCTGA
- the pilW gene encoding type IV pilus biogenesis/stability protein PilW yields MSMAFPTTPVNAPRLLAASFAGVAMALLLGGCVSTRTTTTSLADTSSAAGTQLATAPESDEASRQRRARLRLELAAGYFEHGQTNVALDEIRQALAVDPNNADAYNLRGLVYMRLEDAGLAEDSFRRAIALNPRDGNARHNYGWLLCQQKRYGDAVQQFTDALAAPGYTERSKTLMTQGVCQLRAGQRVEAERSLMQAYEIDAGNPVVGFNLASLLVQREEWSRAQFYIRRVNNSPAASAETLWLGIKIERRLNNREAMAQLAGQLQRRFPQSREAIAYERGNFND; encoded by the coding sequence ATGAGCATGGCCTTTCCGACGACGCCCGTGAACGCACCGCGGCTGCTGGCCGCGAGCTTTGCCGGGGTCGCCATGGCGCTGCTGCTCGGGGGCTGCGTCAGCACCCGCACCACCACCACCAGCCTCGCGGACACCAGTTCGGCGGCGGGCACCCAGCTCGCGACCGCACCCGAATCCGACGAGGCCAGCCGCCAGCGCCGCGCGCGGCTGCGCCTGGAGCTGGCCGCCGGCTACTTCGAGCATGGACAGACCAACGTCGCGCTCGACGAGATCAGGCAGGCACTCGCGGTGGACCCCAACAATGCCGACGCCTACAACCTGCGCGGCCTCGTCTACATGCGGCTCGAGGACGCCGGCCTCGCCGAAGACAGCTTCCGCCGCGCGATCGCGCTCAATCCGCGCGACGGCAATGCGCGGCACAACTACGGCTGGCTGCTGTGCCAGCAGAAGCGCTACGGCGATGCGGTCCAGCAGTTCACCGATGCGCTCGCGGCGCCGGGCTACACCGAGCGCTCCAAGACGCTCATGACGCAGGGCGTCTGCCAACTGCGCGCCGGCCAGCGCGTGGAGGCCGAACGCAGCCTCATGCAGGCCTACGAGATCGACGCCGGCAACCCGGTGGTCGGCTTCAACTTGGCTTCGCTGCTGGTGCAGCGCGAGGAATGGTCGCGGGCGCAGTTCTACATCCGCCGCGTCAACAACAGTCCCGCGGCCAGCGCCGAGACCTTGTGGCTCGGCATCAAGATCGAACGGCGGCTCAACAATCGCGAGGC
- a CDS encoding DUF465 domain-containing protein: MDANLHSLSRQLIELRIEHADLDASIDRMTESSPQDELLLRRLKKRRLALRDQITRLENLLDPREPA, encoded by the coding sequence TTGGACGCCAATCTCCACTCCCTTTCCCGCCAACTGATCGAGCTGCGCATCGAACACGCCGACCTCGATGCCTCCATCGATCGCATGACCGAGTCTTCGCCGCAGGACGAGCTCCTGCTGCGGCGCCTGAAGAAGCGGCGGCTGGCATTGCGCGACCAGATCACGCGGCTCGAGAACCTGCTCGATCCGAGAGAGCCTGCGTGA
- a CDS encoding ATP-dependent DNA helicase translates to MSEILEDKVREAFAPGGVLSRAAEQFRERSGQTEMALAVARTIEEGGMLVVEAGTGVGKTFSYLVPALLSGERVLLSTATKTLQDQLFGRDLPRLVEALELPVRTALLKGRASYLCLHRLDMARHDASLPERGSLRTLAKIEQWSKATRTGDLAELPGLDERSPLIPLITSTRENCLGAQCPQFKPCHVNLARREALAADVVVINHHLFFADLAVRETGMAELLPSVSVVVFDEAHQLNETGVQFLGAQLGSGQALDFARDMLGAGLQHARGLVDWQQLVAAVERGARELRLAVGKQWPGTKLRWLGAAPEGIDPALWQGALEALQHAFEMAAEGLDTVSEISPDFVRLHDRAQQLARRTARFALPCEVDSVRWVDVGTQLRLVESPLDIAEAMRTRVLKIERGEGGTDDEGDEDHHDREAGRPTPQQSRRAWVFTSATLGDEPTLRWFTEPCGLHDAAVLRVRSPFDYAAQAGLYVPRAFPKPNDAAHSPRVAQLAARGAVALNGRTLVLTTTLRALRAIGDEIRQQFERLDPHPRPEVLVQGELPKRVLMDRFREGADAGRAGCVLVASASFWEGFDAPGDALQLVVIDKLPFPPPNDPLVEARSQRLEAQGRSAFNDYSLPEAAVALKQGAGRLIRRETDCGVLAICDTRLVAMGYGRRLVAALPPMRRLDSEADFEAAIDELRRSLPA, encoded by the coding sequence GTGAGCGAGATCCTCGAAGACAAGGTGCGCGAGGCCTTCGCGCCGGGCGGCGTGCTCTCGCGCGCCGCCGAGCAGTTCCGCGAGCGCTCGGGGCAGACCGAGATGGCGCTGGCCGTGGCCCGCACCATCGAAGAGGGCGGCATGCTGGTGGTCGAGGCCGGCACCGGCGTCGGCAAGACCTTCTCGTACCTGGTCCCGGCCTTGCTGAGCGGCGAGCGCGTGCTGCTCTCGACCGCCACCAAGACGCTGCAGGACCAGCTCTTCGGCCGCGACCTGCCGCGCCTGGTGGAGGCGCTCGAGCTGCCCGTGCGCACGGCGCTGCTAAAGGGCCGCGCGAGCTACCTCTGCCTGCACCGGCTCGACATGGCGCGCCACGACGCGTCGCTGCCCGAGCGCGGCAGCCTGCGCACCCTGGCCAAGATCGAGCAGTGGTCCAAGGCCACCCGCACCGGCGACCTCGCCGAGCTGCCGGGGCTCGACGAGCGCTCGCCGCTCATTCCGCTGATCACTTCGACGCGCGAGAACTGCCTCGGCGCGCAATGCCCGCAGTTCAAGCCCTGCCATGTGAACCTGGCCCGGCGCGAGGCGCTCGCGGCCGACGTGGTGGTCATCAACCACCACCTGTTCTTCGCCGACCTGGCGGTGCGCGAGACCGGCATGGCGGAGCTGCTGCCCAGCGTGAGCGTCGTCGTGTTCGACGAGGCGCACCAGCTCAACGAGACCGGCGTGCAGTTCCTCGGCGCGCAGCTCGGCAGCGGCCAGGCGCTCGATTTCGCGCGCGACATGCTCGGTGCCGGCCTGCAGCATGCGCGCGGGCTGGTCGACTGGCAGCAACTGGTCGCCGCGGTCGAGCGCGGCGCGCGCGAACTGCGCCTTGCGGTCGGCAAGCAGTGGCCCGGCACCAAGCTGCGCTGGCTCGGAGCGGCGCCCGAAGGGATCGATCCGGCGCTCTGGCAGGGTGCGCTCGAGGCGCTGCAGCATGCCTTCGAAATGGCGGCGGAAGGGCTCGACACCGTCAGCGAGATCTCGCCCGACTTCGTGCGGCTGCACGACCGGGCGCAGCAGCTGGCCCGGCGGACGGCGCGCTTCGCGCTGCCGTGCGAAGTCGATTCGGTGCGCTGGGTCGACGTGGGCACGCAACTGCGTCTCGTCGAGTCGCCGCTCGACATCGCCGAGGCGATGCGCACGCGCGTGCTCAAGATCGAGCGCGGCGAGGGCGGTACCGATGACGAAGGCGATGAGGACCACCATGACCGGGAGGCCGGCCGCCCCACGCCGCAGCAAAGCCGCCGTGCCTGGGTCTTCACGTCCGCCACGCTCGGCGACGAACCCACGCTGCGCTGGTTCACCGAACCCTGCGGCCTGCACGATGCCGCGGTGCTGCGGGTGCGCAGCCCCTTCGACTATGCGGCGCAGGCGGGTCTCTACGTGCCGCGCGCCTTTCCCAAGCCCAACGATGCCGCGCACAGCCCGCGCGTCGCCCAGCTGGCGGCGCGCGGCGCGGTCGCGCTCAACGGCCGCACGCTGGTGCTCACGACCACGCTGCGCGCGCTGCGCGCGATCGGCGACGAGATCAGGCAGCAGTTCGAGCGGCTCGATCCGCATCCGCGGCCCGAAGTGCTGGTGCAGGGCGAACTGCCCAAGCGCGTGCTCATGGACCGCTTTCGCGAAGGCGCCGACGCAGGGCGCGCCGGCTGCGTGCTGGTGGCCTCGGCGTCGTTCTGGGAAGGCTTCGATGCGCCCGGCGATGCGCTGCAGCTGGTGGTGATCGACAAGCTGCCGTTCCCGCCGCCCAACGACCCGCTGGTCGAGGCACGTTCGCAGCGCCTCGAAGCGCAGGGCCGCAGCGCGTTCAACGACTATTCCCTGCCCGAGGCCGCCGTGGCGCTGAAGCAGGGCGCGGGGCGGTTGATCCGGCGCGAGACCGACTGCGGCGTGCTCGCGATCTGCGATACCCGCCTGGTGGCGATGGGCTACGGGCGGCGGCTCGTGGCGGCCCTGCCGCCGATGCGGCGGCTCGACAGCGAGGCGGACTTCGAGGCCGCCATCGACGAACTCAGGCGATCGCTCCCGGCCTGA